GCCACATTATGTCTTACCATCACCACATCTAACAACGGACTATTGAGCCACTGACGGGCTAAATCTAGATCGTGAAACGAAGCCCCGATATAGCGAACGGCACCCATTTTTTTCAAACGTTCTGATATGCCAAACCACCTTTCCATCTTGCGCTGATACACTGAATTGCTGCCTCGCAGATCGTGGGAAAGTTCCATACAATCTTGAAAGCGGGGAGCATCATCCGTGCCAATCCAGCCCCAGAAAAACACGTCTACATAATCAATTTTTAGTTCTTGAAACTGATCGAAAAGTGCCGCTAGTGCCATTTCTGGGCTTTTGTTATAGGTGACAGTCGCTAGAATCACATTCTCCCGAACAGACGAACCTCGCCTGCATAATTGCCGCAGCGCATCAGACATTTTGCTGTACAAAAAGTGGTGTAAATCGCTAGAGAAAAAGAAATAATTAATACCTTGCTCAAAGGCATATAGCGTATCTTCACTGGAGATACCGCTTCCACCTCCTAAACCCAAACAGCTCGCTGTCAGATCGGTTCTCCCCAACTTACGGTAGAATGGCAAATCTGACGCTGGAAATCTAGCGTTTAGCTCACTTACTCTGTCGGGTTTAATCGTAGGTTCTGGTGCTAAATCAGCGATTAGCATAGTTCTAAGGTGGTGTAGATATCTTCAGAGTTTGCATTCAAGTAAGGATGATTTACATCGATCCCAAGACGGGAAAAATTTTGCAAAATCGAAGTCATTCGGTTCTCTGGAGACTCATCACCATTCTCACGGGCTTGAAGTAAGCCATTGGCAACAATTTGGCAACGGTGCGTTCCAAAACTTTCTTTAGTAGCAAATTTGCGATCGGGTTCTTCTGCTAGTGCCAGTCCTGGTGCGAGAAACTTGGTGAATAAGGGTATCTCTGGTTGAAAATGCGATTTATTTTCGAGATAAATCCCCTGAAGCATTTGCCTAATTGCTTCATAATCTTGCTGATCACTGTATAGAACCGCAGAGTCGAAGCGATCGTAGTCAGACGGATTATAGAGTGCCTTAAATTTGAAGGGAATTGCAATGTCATTTAATTGCGTGGTGATTGCATTCATCAGAGCGATCGCTCCTTCAGGCGTGAGGTTAAAATAAATTCGCACACATTCAGGATCGTTTGAATTGTTGCGATTTTGCGAACTCACATTACTAACTGCCATATAAAAGCCACTTTGAACGCGATTGCGTGGCAAGCGGATGCTAACATCGTTACCGACTACAGCAGACTGGTGTTCTACCCGCAGATGGCGTTCTCGCTCAATATGCAGGGTTAAATTATCTTTGATTACTGCTAGAGTGCCATCTACCTCCTGTCTCAGCACTCTCCAACCTGAGTCAAAATAACCTGTTCCCCGATTACTGTTATGCAACTGCTCGTAAAATTTCAGATCTACGCCCTGAAATCGGTTGTTCTCTAAGCTTTGCTCAGGCGTTAACTCACCTGCATCGGCTTCTGCTGCTAAAACCTTACGGAGGGAACCGTTGTAATAAATGCCGTAAAGAAAACTTCTTAGTTGTAGACTTTGATACTTAGTTTGAAGTTGCAACGGTAGATTTTGAAAGCGAGAAACAACATCGGGTGGCAGCTTTAAGGGTTTGTAGTCAGGATGCCGAATACAAAAGTTAGACTCAAGCTGCACTTTACTAGCAATTTCTTGAAGTGTGCCCAACACGCGATCACCTGATGTATTGAGTGATTGAGTTGGTATATAATCTAGCAATTGCATTACGATCTTCCCCAAAAAACACTTAAGCAAGAGCAGGCTGCAAGCCCGTAATTTCAGATGCAGCAGTCCCAAACACTGCCGACATAAATTGTTCTGGACTGCAAAGTAAACCTTGCGCCACCTGAAGGATGCAAATTCCTGTATTTCCAAAGGTTTTGCGGTGCTGAAGCGTTGCTTGAATGTGTAGAATTAAAGCCAAACCAGAAAACTGCATCACTCTCTGCAAAAACCCAGGACAATACTCCAGGATTTCTGGAAAATTGGCGAAATAGGTACTCACCAAGCCAGCGATTGACGGCTGTAAGTTTTCCAGTGGTGTAACCGCCATGCGTAAAGAGTCTTCAATATCAATGGATTTACTCACCACTAAGCTCTTTAACCAAAGAAGCAAATAACTGCCGACAAGCATCCCAATATCAAAAGCTGGATCGCCCCAACTACAACGCTCCCAGTCAATTACACGAACTACACTGGGTTCAGAAGATTGTTCTTCCAGAATTTGCTGCCAATTATTGTGCAGCAAGATATTGTTCAACTTGAGGTCATTGTGCGTTAAACAATATGGCGCGATTGTGTCTGTTAATTGTGCGATCGCATTTCTCAAACTATCGTAACGCTGATATAGAGCAAAGAATTTCAAACCATCCCCAGGCACCTGACCAAAAACTTCAGGATTAATGCGATCGAATTTGCGAATAATGTAAGGAATACCGCCGTTTAGGGGTGCATCTTCACGTCCCTGAGAAAAGAAATCACGATATTCCTCATGATTGAGAGTCGCTTGATGAAATGCTGCTATGGTGCTACCAATAGTAGATGCGATCGCAGGCGGAAAAAAATTGTTTTTTGTATAAAAATCAATCAGATCGCAATGGTCTTTGAGGTAATTAAAAATAATAATTGAGTCTTCCTCATTAAAATGAATTACCTCTGGAACGAATGGATGAAGGTGATTCAATGATGGAAATTGTTGTAAAAATTCTTGTATCCGCCATTCGTTAAGAAATCCACCTGTTGTTTTGCCATCAGGTCTATAACATTCTTGTTTTATAATTATCGTGCGATTATCAGGCAAACTCAACAATAGGTTAAAGTTTCGAGCAGCTTTATGTTCTATCTGCCCTGGATATTCTCCTAATTGAGTATAAATATTATGTCGTTCTATATACTCAAAAACATTTTGTGAACTTAGCAAAAATGACATGAATACTATGTTTTCACAATTCGCTGAACAAAGTTAATTAGGAACGCAGGGTTGAGACATACCTAAGAAGATATGCCTTCAACCCTTATCGCTCAAAATCAAACTGGATGAGCTACAGTAATTCAGTTTTCTCAATCAATGGACACCCTGAAAAATTTAATCGGTTGATATAGCCAATGCAATTAAGCTAGCAGTGGCTATGTAAAAAGGTACTAGCTAGTCGAGATCCCCGATACTCACATCGCTACCTGGGCCTGTACTGGTATATGTACCGGACGAGACATAGTCTCCAGCAGAGATTGAAATATCATCTGCTCCACCTCGAGCATTGAGTTCATCTTCACTCAAATTGTCGAGATAGCCTTCATCCTTTTTGAGGAATTCGGAACCAGCAGGGCGCTTCTCGTTCAAATCATTGAGTTTGATTTCCCGTTTCTTATCAGACATTTTTGCCTCCTTACTTCTAGATAAGATTCTAGATGAGTCAATAGTTCTGAATAGAAACTAGAATTTATTTCTCTAGCTTCCATACATCCTTAGACTAACCTTATTAATTTGATTATTCAAGCAATTAGAACCTATTTTATAGACACAAAAAAAGTATTAGAAAGATATTTATGTCTTGAATTTATAAGAATCAAAGAAGTTGATGTATTTCCTAAGCATCTTAGGTAAGAGATGTTAAGAGTAAGTGGCTAGAGTGTCGGTTTCTTCATCTCTACTTAGATAGATATAGTTGCAAACCCATCTTTGATAAAGGTGTAAAAAATTTGGACATAAATAGTTTAATTACCTTCTAATTATGTCTTTTTATGGGTTAACAGATTACAAATAACAGATTATTTATCGCTTCAACAAATTAATTTCGTCCTATCATAAACTGCTCAAGTCAAGTCAGCTTAAGGATAGCGAGGACAGGACGGTGCGATTGTAGGGTGGTAGTTGGCGGGCGTGGCTAGAAGTTTACTGCGATCGCCTACACTATCATCCCAATTTCAAAAATTTGAAAAGCGATAATTAACAGATTATTTGTCATTCTAAAAAAATGGACGTAACTGGATTCGAACCAGTGACCTCTACGATGTCAACGTAGCGCTCTAACCAACTGAGCTATACGTCCTTAACCCACGATTAGCAAATATAGCATACCCATTTAAGATAAGCAAGTATTTAGACGTGCAAAGGCTTATTGTTTCTGTTGAAGCCTTTTCTCAGCAGATGCTAGCAATGTTTGCGCTTCTGCATAAGCAGTTGTTCCCGCTTTGATAGTTTTCAACCGATTGATAACGCCTTGAATTTTACCTTTTAGCTGCTGCGGCTCGGTGGGTGGAGAGGCTATCAAACTTTGGATTTGCTCATTAGCTTCTTGGAGCGATGCTTGTGCTTCACCTTCGTCTTTGCGGCGAGTTTCGATAATACCTAAGTTCGTTTGATACTCTGCAAGTAACTTTTGCGCTGCTACATAGCCGGGTTCTTCCACGCGAATATTTTCTAATTGATCGATTGATTTTTGCCACAATTTTTCAATTTGCTCCCACTTCACTACAGGATGAGGTGGATTTTGTGATGCTTTAGCTGCTGCTAGAGCAAATTCTTTTGCTGCTTCAATATATGTACCGCTACGAGGATCGGCTACTGTTTTGAGTTTGGCTTGATAACCAGCTAGCAATCTTTGTGCTTCTAAATAGCGAGGATTCTCTGTTGGGATTTGGTTAAGGCGCTTAATTGCTTGTTCCCATAATTCTGTTGCAGCTTTGGGTTCTGTTGGTTGGATTTTTTCAGCTTCTAAATCAAATTCTTGTGCAGCAGCAATGAATGTACCGATACGCGCGTTATCAATATCGCGTTTGTAAGCTTTGAGTTTAGTTTTTGCAGTCTCTCCAGCAAAGGTGGCTTCGGGAATTTCTTCTAGTTGATCGATGGCTGCTTGCCAAGATGCGATCGCTAATTCTTTATCTTTAATAGTAGTAGCTTGTTCGTATTGCTGGCGTGCTAGCTTGAGCGCCATTTCTCCTTGCGCTAGGGGTGTAAAAGCATTTCGATCTTGAAAAGCGATCGCATCTATTCGCGCCACCCGTTGCCTAGCTGCTTCAAACTCATCTACGGTAAACTTCCAAGTGCAACCAAAAAAATTACAGTAAGCTTGAGGATAGTATCCTAAAAACCAAACTGGCAGATTATCCAGATTTTTTTGTGCTTCTTTAGCTTTTTGAGAACCTTGCTCAATATCATAGGGACTGGTGGCTTGATTAATTAACTGGTCTGCTTGTTCAAGGTTTTTAATTGCCTCACGATAGTGATAATCCATATTTATATAGCTAGGCAATAACAAGATGGGAACAGTTTTAGCAACAGGCCAGCGAATCATTGGGTAAGGCAAATTTATTACCCACAGCATCCCTGCGGAACTGCCCAAAAGTATAGATGCCCATTTTATAGTGCTAAAAAGACTAAGCGGTTGATTAGCTTTTGCCGCTTGTTTGAGTACCTTCTCGCTAAATTGAGGATAGATATCGATGACGCTATCTCGCAATTCATCTAACTTAGCCGGAGAACCTTTTTCCAGGCGCAGTTCTTCTAAGCGCTTAATGACTATTTCTTGTTCAATTTCGCTGACGCGATCGTTACCACTGCATCTTTGAACTTCAGCAGACAAAATTTTCCAGGCTCTTTTATTTAACCGATACATAGACACAAGATGTAACTTATGATTCTAGTATTCCCGCTTGGCGTGGAAAAACTACCATGTTGTTGAGTTCAGTTTTGATCTTTTTGGCATACAACTCTAGATAGTGAAAAGTAGTAATAACTATTGTTAGGATCTATAAATTGATTTAATTTTTATCAAAAAACCTAGGATGTCAACTGCTTTAATTACAGGAGCCTCTAGCGGTATTGGTAAAGCCTTTGCCCAACAACTAGCAGCACGGAATACTAATCTTGTTTTAGTTGCGCGTTCACAAGAAAAATTACATCAACTAACTAAAGAACTACAAAAAAATTACAATATTAAAGTAGAAGTTATAGTTAAAGACTTGACAGAACCTCGTGCTGCTCAAGCTATCTTTGATGCTACTCAAGCACAAGGATTAACGATTGACTTATTAATCAATAATGCAGGTTTTGGCGATTACGGTGATTTTGCTAGCTCTGATGGGGAAAAGCAAGTCAAAATAGTGCAATTAAATATTTTGGCTTTAGTCGATTTAACTCATAAATTTCTGCCATTAATGCGGCAACGTCAATCGGGAAGCATTATTAATGTGTCTTCTATAACCGCATTTCAACCAATGCCATATCTTTCTGTTTATGCCGCCAGTAAAGCTTTTATTGTAAGTTTTAGTCAGGCTCTATGGGCAGAAAATCGTCCCTATGGTATTCGCGTTCTCGTTACTTGTCCAGGCCCTATAGAAACTAACTTTTTTGCTGAAGCTAATTTTCCTCCGACTTTAGCAGGGAATACAGAGCAAATGTTTACTAGTGAAGAAGTGGTAGAACAGTCTTTAAAAGCTTTGGATAATTGGCAGCCAGCCATTGTGATTGGCGATGTAAAAACTCAAATTAGAACTATATTAGCAAGGGTAGTACCAAGAAAAATTCTGTTGAATATGTTAGCTAGAAGTTTTAAGTCCTAATATACGTTCTTAAAGTCAATATCTAATATTTAGAATGTACTAAAACAAGAGCGATCGCTCTTGTTTTTTTGCTATTTCTACTATGAGTTGAAATAATATTTGCGGCACATCAATTATTTGTAGTCATCTTCTTACCCATATGCGCATTCTTTTAATCAATGGGTATTAGTTGTACTCTGTAGAGGCTATCTACATCTGTCTGACAGAATAAGTATTGTTTCTATCTTTCGTAGGATTATGCCTCTAGAATCATTCGTTAAGTTATGTGGAGTAACTGCAAGAAATTTTTCTTAGGAACCGCAAAACTAAGAAAAACTCGCTTAATTTGGAGTTTTTATGACCTACACAGTTGACGAACGCACTAAACCAGCTTTAGAAACTTTTCGACGATTTGATGTAGATACTCAACTGGCTATACTTTGGTACGGTTATCTGGATATTAAAGATCAGCTAAACCCATCACCTCCTAACAGTGTGGAAGTTCCTGGTAAAGCCGTGTTCGATCACATCCAGAACTTGTCTCAACAAGAACAACTGCAAGCGCAACGCGACCTACTTCGGGGTGGTAGTAGTGAGATTAACCGTGCTTACAAAGCGCTAAGTCCCAATGCGAAACTAGAGGTTTGGTTGTTGCTGGCACAAGGGATAGAGAATGGAACTATCATCCCAGTTCCTACTGAATATAAACTTCCTGCTGAAACAGACCAATTTACAGCACAGATCAAACAGCTAGAGTTCGATCAAAGGCTAAATTTCATGCTGACTGCTGTACAAGCACAAGGTTAGTTTGTACCGTTTTGGATTTTGGATTTTCGTGAATCCTTAGGTCGCAATCATTTTTTCAACTGCTATTAGGAAGTATGGTGTTTTACTATTGCGGCCTAACACATTGGTCATCAATGTTATGACATTAAGCCTTAATGTTGTAAGCTGAAGGCTTCATGTTCCAACCTTAAGCCTTGATGTTACATGCTAAAGGCTTAATGTTGTAACCTTAAGACTTCATATTATAACCTTAAGCCTTAATGTTGTAAGCTAAAGGCTTAATGTTCTAACCTTAAGGCTTAATATTGTTACTTGTATAAGAAAAGTTTTAATATTAAGCCTTAATGTTACAGCTTTTCTTATTAATGTTGTAATTTTGGTCACAATAAAATCAATAAAATCAAATCCCCAACTTTTCAAAAAATTCGGGGATATATTTGGTAAGGGTAGTAAGCGATCGCTTAAAACTCTGACAAATGACAAATGACAACCCTCACCAGTTATCTTTAATTACACCAACCAACTTAAGCGCTTCTCAACGCTACAATTGGGTCGAGTTTGGCTGCACGACGTGCAGGAACAACACCGAAGAATAAGCCAATCCCGCCAGAAATACCAACAGCCATTGTAATTGCAACAGGTGAAATTCCGGCTTCTAAGGGAGTTAAGGCTGCAACTAAGAAAATACCACCAACACCAACCGCCGTACCGACAAAGCCGCCAATTGCAGAGACTATCACGGCTTCAACTATGAACTGTAGCAAAATATCTTGCTGAGTTGCCCCGATCGCTTTTCTAAGTCCGATTTCTTGGGTGCGTTCGGTGACGGAAACTAGCATGATATTCATGATACCAATGCCACCGACAAACAAAGATATCCCAGCGATCGCCGCTAGCATAATTGTTAATGCGCCTGTAATTTGCCCGACTGTTTGCAATGCATCTTTCTGAGAACGAATTGTAAAGTCATCTTCGCCATTAATTTTGTGGCGTTGTCGCAGCAAGTTGGTAATTTGAAACTCGGCTGCATCAACGCTATCAGCATTCTTCGCAGAGGCGACAATATATGTCACCTCTAAACCATAGGGAGAAGTTCGTCCAATTAGGCGGTTAGCTGCGGTAATAATTGGTACTAATGCTGCATCGTCGTAATTCACACCTAAGTTTGAACCTTTGGCTGTGAGAACGCCAATGACTTGAAAGCTGGTATTTTTAATTCTTAATTGTTGTCCTACAGGATTAACGCTACCAAATAGCCTTTCTGCTAAATCTGCACCTAACACAGCAACTTGGTTACTGCGCTTCATATCTATATCTGTAAAAAATCGTCCTTTTTCAGCGTCAAAATCTCGTACTGTCAAGAAGCTGGGAGTTGTACCGATGATATTAACATCGGTGTTGCGATTGCGGTAAGTCACCACCTGACGGCTATTTAACTCAGCAGTCACATTTGCTACCGTTGGTACTTGAGTTGCGATCGCTTGTGCATCCTCTAAAATCAGAGTTTTAGGCACATCTCTAGAAATACGCTCAGTTTCTCGATTACCTGGCAATACAAATAATATATTTGGCCCTAATGATTCTAATTGTTGAGAAACATACCTCTGCCCACCTTCACCAATCCCAATCATGGCAATTACTGAAGCATTACCAATAACGATACCCAACATGGTCAGGGCACTACGTAACTTATTTGCCAGCAGGGTTTTCCCCGCCATTTGAATGCTTTCTAAAAAGTTCATATCCTGTCATTTGTCATTTGTTAATGGGCATGGAGCATTGGGCATTGGGCATTTGTTATTTCTCCCTACACTCCCCACACTCCCTTGTCCCCTATTTCTGACTCTGCTCCTTCGCTTTCTCAATCTTGTAATCCTTCGGTGGGTTTACAAAGATGCGATCGCCTGCTTTCACTCCTTCTAAAATCTGCGTTTGGTCTTGGATTTGCGCCCCAACAGTTACTTGGTGAAACACGGGTTTATTATTGGCGTCGGGGATGAGTACGCCAGTTTGACCTTTTTCGGTGACAATGGCGACTGTGGGTAATACTAAAGCATCACTGACGCGATCGCCTAAGAAAGTCAAATCAACATTTAAGCCAGAACGTAGTTTATCCGTACCAGTATCTAGTGCAACCCGCACCTGAAAGGATGTTACACCTTGTTCAACCACTGCTTCGGGTGCAATCAGGCGCACCCGACCTTTAAATACTTGGTCGGGATAAGCATCCGCGACAATTTCTACCTGTTGTCCTGGTTTAATTCTGCCAATATCGGCTTCTGGGACTTGCGCTAGCACTTCTAAACCTCGTGCGACAGCGACAATTGAACTAGAAGTAGCCGATGCACTACTAGAAGCAGAAGTTGTTGGCGTCACAAACGCACCGATGTTTGCATACTTCTGGGTGACAATCCCAGTAAAAGGAGCGCGAATTACTGTATCTGCAAGTCTTACTTCAGCCGCTTTTAATTGAGCTTGCGCAGCTTTCACCGCTGCTTGACGTTGAGCAATTTCTTCAGGACGGCTACCATTTTCTAACAGCACTAATGCGGCGCGTGCTTCTGTAACAGCTGCTTCCTTCGCCTCGATTTCTTCAGTACGAGTACCACTTTGCAACAGAGACAGCCGTTTTTGCGCTTCTTGTAAACTAGCTTGTGCGCGTCTGTCTTCACTTATATATTGATCCAGCTGGTCTTGAGAAGTTGCACCTTGTCGTGTCAATTCTCTATACCTAGTTACCCGTGCTTGCGTTAAGTTAACCTGGGCTTTTGCCGATTCTACTTGCGCTTGCGCTTGTTCAATTTCTTGAGCGCGATTACCCGCACGCGCTGCGGCTAACTGAGCCTCTGCTTGTGCTAAACGCGCTTTAGCTTGAGTAATTTCCTGAGGGCGATTCCCTGCACGGGCTTGATCGAGTTGGGCTTGGGCTTGGGCTATATTCGCTTTGTATTGTAGGATTTGAGCTTCAATTTCGCCAACATCCATCCTGGCGATAATTTGCCCTTGTTGCACGCGATCGCCTTGTTCGACATATAATTGCCCCAACACCCCTGGATTTTTGGGACTGATATTCACGCTCTGAACAGGTACTACTTTACCGCTAGCAGTAATTCGCAGAGTGACATTTTGCGTTTCTACAGGAACAGTTAATTGAGTAATGTCTTGTTTACCAGTCCCCCGATTCACCAAATTGTAGGTAGTAGTTGTACCCACAACCAAAACACCCGCTGTCATTAGCCCTATTAGCCAACGCAATGGATACTTTACTTTTTTACCAATCAAGGGGATTTCTACGTGCGTATTCATGATAGCAGCCTATCAATATTACTTTCAGGGAATATCTGTCTGTTAGAGGAAGAGTGCAACAACTTGGGGTTTGAAAATTTAGACTCAATCTCGATAGAACAGTAAAAACTACCTGAGGACTTTTGGTATTAGTGTTTGCTTTACCATTCTTGATATTAACTTTTAGTAAAGTTGTATGCCTTCACCTGATTGGGTGACATCAATGAGATTGTCCGTAAAACCTACGAAAGGTTTACAGCAGTTTACTGATTCTGAGAATACTTCCTGTAGAGACCGTATAGTACAGTCTCTACAGTGTTGTGAATTTGATACTGTATCCATCAAATTTTTTTAGCTATTTTGTGCCTATTGATTCCCATATCTTCCGGAAGTTTTAGAGATTTCACTGAAGTAATAATTGTAGATGCATAGTAAGAGATGGGGCTGCTGCTGAACTGGTCATTGCTAATTACCTGACCCCATAAGATAGCTGAACTTTTACATTTATTTTTGCCCGACTGACTTATTCGCTTTTCACTATTAAAAGCCGATAATAGGCGAACAACTAAAATTTGGGAAATTGTATCAAGGAAAAACTAGCGGCTGTTTACAGAAAAAGTGACAGATGTAGACACTCGCAGAGTAGTTTTTTTCCGAAGATTAAGCATTGATTTTATCGAAATTTGCAGACTGAATAATTCAGGCGGCAACGCTCAGAGTGTATTTACCATTAATGATGCACAAACTTGCACAATCGTGAATTGTTTGTGTAATAACTCTGTGTCGCAAGAAATAATATGATTTCACTTCATCATTATGAATACAACTACAAATAAATCGCGCTTAATATTGTTGGTAATTACTGCATCTGTTCTGCCTAAA
The genomic region above belongs to Calothrix sp. NIES-2098 and contains:
- a CDS encoding aldo/keto reductase family oxidoreductase codes for the protein MLIADLAPEPTIKPDRVSELNARFPASDLPFYRKLGRTDLTASCLGLGGGSGISSEDTLYAFEQGINYFFFSSDLHHFLYSKMSDALRQLCRRGSSVRENVILATVTYNKSPEMALAALFDQFQELKIDYVDVFFWGWIGTDDAPRFQDCMELSHDLRGSNSVYQRKMERWFGISERLKKMGAVRYIGASFHDLDLARQWLNSPLLDVVMVRHNVAHRNAQSKIFQDVEVQDSQRSGIVTFKSAGMHTFLANAPAQLPKDCWQPSVPDFYRYSLSQNGVDVCLTGMKRRKEIDAAIARVQKGKLTPTEIDYLNLYGDLHRKRLTIQDVPRDRLIYQTA
- a CDS encoding short-chain dehydrogenase/reductase SDR, translating into MSTALITGASSGIGKAFAQQLAARNTNLVLVARSQEKLHQLTKELQKNYNIKVEVIVKDLTEPRAAQAIFDATQAQGLTIDLLINNAGFGDYGDFASSDGEKQVKIVQLNILALVDLTHKFLPLMRQRQSGSIINVSSITAFQPMPYLSVYAASKAFIVSFSQALWAENRPYGIRVLVTCPGPIETNFFAEANFPPTLAGNTEQMFTSEEVVEQSLKALDNWQPAIVIGDVKTQIRTILARVVPRKILLNMLARSFKS
- a CDS encoding orange carotenoid protein, coding for MTYTVDERTKPALETFRRFDVDTQLAILWYGYLDIKDQLNPSPPNSVEVPGKAVFDHIQNLSQQEQLQAQRDLLRGGSSEINRAYKALSPNAKLEVWLLLAQGIENGTIIPVPTEYKLPAETDQFTAQIKQLEFDQRLNFMLTAVQAQG
- a CDS encoding RND family efflux transporter MFP subunit; amino-acid sequence: MNTHVEIPLIGKKVKYPLRWLIGLMTAGVLVVGTTTTYNLVNRGTGKQDITQLTVPVETQNVTLRITASGKVVPVQSVNISPKNPGVLGQLYVEQGDRVQQGQIIARMDVGEIEAQILQYKANIAQAQAQLDQARAGNRPQEITQAKARLAQAEAQLAAARAGNRAQEIEQAQAQVESAKAQVNLTQARVTRYRELTRQGATSQDQLDQYISEDRRAQASLQEAQKRLSLLQSGTRTEEIEAKEAAVTEARAALVLLENGSRPEEIAQRQAAVKAAQAQLKAAEVRLADTVIRAPFTGIVTQKYANIGAFVTPTTSASSSASATSSSIVAVARGLEVLAQVPEADIGRIKPGQQVEIVADAYPDQVFKGRVRLIAPEAVVEQGVTSFQVRVALDTGTDKLRSGLNVDLTFLGDRVSDALVLPTVAIVTEKGQTGVLIPDANNKPVFHQVTVGAQIQDQTQILEGVKAGDRIFVNPPKDYKIEKAKEQSQK